The bacterium nucleotide sequence CACCACTTTCGGCTTTGATGACAGTAAGCACAGCGCTGTTGAGAATAGGATGCCTAAATCGTTCTTTAAGGACATCTCATTCACATAGGTCACATCGGAAATGACTTTCTGTGGTAGCAGAGTGTACTCATAGAACTCCATCGGATTTGGTTGGGCGGCCAGTAAAGCCTCTTCATGTCGCAGCCAAATTTGAGTTCGGCCAGTCACTCCAGGACGTGTTGACAAGATAATATGACGTGCAATATCGGGGTAGCAATCGACATATACTTGAACTTGTGGCCGCGGGCCGACAAGGCTCATATCCCCCTTAAGCACATTCCAAAGCTGGGGCAATTCATCCAGTTTGGTCTTTCGAAGAATTCGGCCTATTTGGGTAATTCGCGGGTCTTTGCTTTGAGTTACTGCTGGCCCCATATTATGAGCGTTCACCACCATCGTGCGGAACTTGAACATAGTGAACTCTTTGCCTTTGAACCCTACCCGTTTATGCCCAAAAAACACCGGCCCCGCTGATGTCATTCTGAGCATTAAAGCAGTTAAAGCGATAATCGGCAGGCAGGCAATAAAAATGCCTCCACCGACCACTACATCGAACAATCTTTTAATTCTTGAATAACTCATTTGAGACCCCAGTT carries:
- a CDS encoding sugar transferase, with amino-acid sequence MSYSRIKRLFDVVVGGGIFIACLPIIALTALMLRMTSAGPVFFGHKRVGFKGKEFTMFKFRTMVVNAHNMGPAVTQSKDPRITQIGRILRKTKLDELPQLWNVLKGDMSLVGPRPQVQVYVDCYPDIARHIILSTRPGVTGRTQIWLRHEEALLAAQPNPMEFYEYTLLPQKVISDVTYVNEMSLKNDLGILFSTALCLLSSKPKVVEVPTVATVSIEEQEELKAA